A genomic stretch from Campylobacter lari subsp. concheus includes:
- a CDS encoding zinc ribbon domain-containing protein, with amino-acid sequence MSKYLEQLIALSQIDKELDGFANKVEDATKDLKEKRNLLDKTEEEIAGFEKDIKDIENQKIQNNNHIAEFGVKIKEIAKKSAAVKTEKEANALKIEEDIAKEQLDAANEEIERLDKILENKEKFIQELQAKRSELENEVDQIDAQTKTVLVDIEKERLQIYDKKVKLVGEINQKVLTFYEKIRKWAGNTAVVPVKKHACYGCFMRIYDKTYLAVLKGDEIITCPHCGRILYKEKEENQN; translated from the coding sequence ATGAGTAAATATTTAGAACAACTTATAGCTTTATCGCAAATTGATAAAGAACTTGATGGTTTTGCAAATAAAGTAGAAGATGCTACAAAAGATTTAAAAGAAAAACGCAATTTGCTTGATAAAACAGAAGAGGAGATTGCAGGCTTTGAGAAAGATATTAAAGATATAGAAAATCAAAAAATTCAAAACAACAATCATATTGCAGAATTTGGTGTAAAAATAAAAGAAATAGCTAAAAAAAGTGCAGCAGTAAAAACCGAAAAAGAAGCAAATGCTTTAAAAATTGAAGAGGATATAGCCAAAGAACAACTTGATGCTGCAAATGAAGAAATTGAAAGATTGGATAAAATTTTAGAAAACAAAGAAAAGTTTATACAAGAATTGCAAGCTAAAAGAAGCGAACTTGAAAATGAAGTGGATCAAATTGATGCTCAAACTAAAACTGTTTTAGTAGATATCGAAAAAGAAAGATTACAAATTTATGATAAAAAGGTAAAACTAGTAGGCGAAATAAACCAAAAAGTTTTAACTTTTTATGAAAAAATTAGAAAATGGGCGGGAAATACTGCAGTAGTTCCTGTAAAAAAACATGCTTGTTATGGCTGTTTTATGAGAATTTATGATAAAACTTATTTGGCTGTTTTAAAAGGTGATGAAATCATAACTTGCCCACATTGTGGAAGAATTTTATACAAAGAAAAAGAAGAAAATCAAAATTGA
- a CDS encoding Nif3-like dinuclear metal center hexameric protein gives MKIKEIYDYLDTISSFSTQSSWDNSGLLLGTLDQEVNQIYLALDVDIHLIENARENSLFIVHHPLIFKGLKNLSGVFYPQNILTKMIQKNIALIAMHTNFDLSHLNAYFAHEILGFKIKEQNDFLIYCDVDFKFSDLINHVKKSLKLDYVRVVNAGNEKIKTLAICTGSGGDLISSVKADCFLSGDFKYHQALESYHNKLSLIDIGHYESESCFGKILAKDLQKFHLEVIISVSKNPFQYF, from the coding sequence ATGAAAATTAAAGAAATTTATGATTATTTGGATACTATTAGCTCATTTAGTACGCAAAGTTCATGGGATAATAGTGGCTTATTGCTTGGAACTTTAGATCAAGAAGTAAATCAAATTTATCTTGCTCTTGATGTGGATATACATTTAATTGAAAATGCACGTGAAAATTCACTTTTTATAGTTCACCATCCTTTGATTTTTAAAGGTTTAAAAAACTTAAGCGGGGTATTTTATCCGCAAAATATTCTTACTAAAATGATACAAAAAAACATAGCTTTAATTGCTATGCATACGAATTTTGACTTAAGTCATTTAAATGCTTATTTTGCTCATGAAATTTTAGGTTTTAAGATTAAAGAACAAAATGATTTTTTAATTTACTGTGATGTTGATTTTAAATTTAGTGATTTAATTAATCATGTAAAAAAAAGTTTAAAGCTTGATTATGTAAGAGTTGTAAATGCAGGTAATGAAAAAATTAAAACTTTAGCAATATGCACAGGTAGTGGAGGAGATTTAATTTCTAGTGTTAAAGCAGACTGCTTTTTAAGTGGAGATTTTAAATATCATCAAGCTTTGGAAAGTTATCATAATAAACTTAGTTTGATTGATATAGGACACTATGAAAGTGAATCTTGTTTTGGTAAAATTTTAGCAAAAGATTTGCAAAAATTTCATTTAGAAGTTATAATATCAGTTTCAAAAAATCCATTTCAATATTTTTAA
- the glyQ gene encoding glycine--tRNA ligase subunit alpha: MTFSQMILNLQEFWQKQGCAIMQPYDFPAGAGTFHPATFLRSLGKKPWAAAYVAPSRRPTDGRYGENPNRLGAYYQFQVLIKPSPDNIQELYLKSLENLGFDLKSHDIRFVEDNWESPSLGAWGLGWEVWLDGMEVTQFTYFQQVGGISVDLVSAEITYGLERLAMYLQDVDNVYDIVWNEFNGEKITYKDVHKQGEFEFSKYNFEVSDVKTLNVQFENAYNECKNALEAKLALPAYDYCMLAAHTFNLLDARGAISVTQRQDFMLKIRELSKNCALVYKESLDEN; the protein is encoded by the coding sequence ATGACTTTTTCTCAAATGATATTAAACTTACAAGAATTTTGGCAAAAACAAGGTTGCGCCATTATGCAGCCTTATGATTTTCCAGCAGGTGCAGGGACTTTTCATCCTGCAACTTTTTTAAGAAGTTTAGGTAAAAAACCTTGGGCAGCTGCTTATGTAGCACCAAGTAGAAGACCAACTGATGGAAGATATGGTGAAAATCCTAATAGACTAGGTGCTTATTATCAATTTCAGGTTTTGATTAAACCAAGTCCTGATAATATCCAAGAATTATACTTGAAAAGTTTGGAAAATTTAGGTTTTGATTTAAAATCACATGATATTCGTTTTGTTGAGGATAACTGGGAGAGTCCAAGTTTGGGCGCTTGGGGTCTGGGTTGGGAAGTTTGGCTTGATGGTATGGAAGTAACACAATTTACTTATTTTCAACAAGTTGGCGGTATAAGCGTAGATTTAGTAAGTGCTGAAATTACCTATGGTTTAGAAAGACTTGCAATGTATTTGCAAGATGTAGATAATGTATATGACATAGTTTGGAATGAATTTAACGGCGAAAAAATTACTTATAAAGATGTTCACAAGCAAGGTGAGTTTGAATTTAGTAAATATAATTTTGAAGTAAGTGATGTAAAAACTTTAAATGTGCAATTTGAAAATGCTTATAATGAATGCAAAAATGCACTAGAAGCAAAACTTGCCTTGCCCGCATATGATTATTGTATGTTAGCAGCACATACTTTTAACTTGCTTGATGCAAGAGGAGCTATTTCAGTAACTCAAAGACAAGATTTTATGCTTAAAATTAGAGAATTATCTAAAAATTGTGCTTTGGTGTATAAAGAAAGTTTAGATGAAAATTAA
- a CDS encoding DUF3972 domain-containing protein, with translation MQTYLKLKEFCQLVHLSEDVVKGMMANGALNFKEEEGEIYIEANQGTFSVVPTSSKQPAMVNSMTLAGESFVEKTIGTILNLHEKVLDAKDETLEALKGENKFLKDALYSMQELYDEDRKTIENLNEQLKYARNEVEFLKRKYKMMWNKTVELYANSPEKPEEIKEEK, from the coding sequence ATGCAAACCTACTTGAAGTTAAAAGAATTTTGTCAATTAGTGCATTTATCTGAAGATGTTGTAAAAGGAATGATGGCAAATGGTGCTTTAAATTTCAAAGAAGAAGAGGGTGAAATTTATATTGAGGCTAATCAGGGAACATTTAGCGTGGTTCCAACAAGCTCAAAGCAACCTGCTATGGTAAATTCTATGACTTTAGCAGGAGAAAGTTTTGTAGAAAAAACCATAGGTACTATTTTAAACTTACACGAAAAAGTTCTTGATGCTAAAGATGAGACCTTAGAAGCTTTAAAAGGTGAGAATAAATTTTTAAAAGATGCTCTTTATTCTATGCAAGAACTTTATGATGAGGATAGAAAAACTATAGAAAATCTTAACGAGCAACTCAAGTATGCACGCAATGAAGTGGAATTTCTAAAAAGAAAATATAAAATGATGTGGAATAAAACAGTAGAATTATATGCAAATTCACCTGAAAAGCCAGAAGAAATAAAGGAAGAAAAATGA
- the purE gene encoding 5-(carboxyamino)imidazole ribonucleotide mutase — MKFVSILMGSKSDYDVVKEALGILEKFDVKYEVLITSAHRSPQRTQEYIKNAEKKGAKVFIAAAGMAAHLAGVVAAHTTKPVLGIPMPGSNLAGMDSLFSTVQMPSGIPVATLAIGKAGAINAAYLAVQILAIEDEFLAQKLLEDRKKQQEKLIQDSSTIEVFL; from the coding sequence ATGAAATTTGTTTCTATATTGATGGGAAGCAAGAGTGATTATGATGTAGTGAAAGAAGCTTTAGGAATTTTGGAAAAATTTGATGTAAAATACGAAGTTTTAATCACTTCAGCACACAGAAGTCCTCAAAGAACCCAAGAATATATCAAAAATGCCGAAAAAAAAGGTGCAAAAGTATTTATTGCAGCAGCAGGTATGGCAGCACATTTAGCAGGAGTTGTTGCAGCGCATACAACAAAACCTGTTTTAGGTATACCTATGCCAGGAAGTAATTTGGCAGGTATGGATTCTTTATTTTCTACTGTACAAATGCCAAGTGGAATTCCTGTAGCAACTTTGGCTATAGGTAAAGCAGGGGCTATTAATGCAGCTTATTTAGCTGTGCAAATTTTAGCTATAGAGGATGAATTTCTAGCACAAAAATTATTAGAAGATAGAAAAAAACAACAAGAAAAACTAATTCAAGATTCTAGTACCATTGAAGTTTTTCTTTAA
- a CDS encoding peptidase U32 family protein, with protein MIIPEIVAPAGNFTKLKIALAYGADAVYAGVSNFSLRARTARDFNYETFKEAIDYTHARGKKIYVTINGFHFSSQIEGLKRHILKLKEMKPDAFIVASVGAMRLVKELAPEINLHVSTQANILNYLDAQVYKDMGAKRVVIARELGLKDAKDLKNNCNIELESFVHGSMCFAYSGRCLISSVQSGRMSNRGSCANDCRFNYELYAKNPETNTLFRLEEDENGTHVFNSKDLNLSSYIQKIMQENCIHAFKIEGRTKSEYYVALTTRTYKMAVQDVLEDTFDAAKYEKEIHTLKHRGFTDGYLVSRAYEKTDSINHNTSIEEGTHQVHAISEDGEFFKCKGKIELNKEYEILTPINYNIELGENKLGLVYENDGKKFIVFKQLLAKNNKEFSEIHSGNENEITLPFKLPEFSFLRRSVE; from the coding sequence ATGATTATTCCTGAAATAGTAGCTCCTGCGGGAAATTTTACAAAATTAAAAATAGCGTTAGCTTATGGAGCTGATGCTGTTTATGCGGGAGTGAGTAATTTTTCATTAAGAGCAAGAACTGCTAGAGATTTCAATTATGAAACTTTTAAAGAGGCTATTGATTATACTCACGCAAGAGGAAAAAAAATTTATGTAACCATTAATGGTTTTCATTTTAGTTCACAAATTGAGGGTTTAAAAAGGCATATTTTAAAATTAAAAGAAATGAAACCAGATGCTTTTATAGTAGCTTCTGTAGGTGCTATGCGTTTAGTTAAAGAACTTGCACCTGAAATTAATCTTCATGTATCCACTCAAGCTAATATTTTAAACTATTTAGACGCTCAAGTTTATAAAGACATGGGAGCTAAGCGTGTTGTTATAGCAAGAGAACTTGGTTTAAAAGATGCAAAAGATTTAAAAAATAATTGTAATATCGAGCTTGAAAGTTTTGTGCATGGTTCTATGTGCTTTGCATATTCTGGTAGATGTTTAATAAGCTCAGTACAAAGTGGACGCATGAGTAATCGTGGCTCTTGTGCAAATGATTGTAGATTTAATTATGAACTTTATGCGAAAAATCCAGAGACAAATACACTTTTTAGATTAGAAGAAGATGAAAATGGCACACATGTATTTAATTCTAAAGATTTAAATTTAAGCTCATATATTCAAAAGATCATGCAAGAAAATTGTATTCATGCTTTTAAAATAGAAGGAAGAACAAAAAGCGAGTATTATGTAGCTTTGACTACAAGAACTTATAAAATGGCGGTGCAAGATGTATTGGAAGACACTTTTGATGCTGCTAAATATGAAAAAGAAATCCATACATTAAAGCACAGAGGTTTTACGGATGGATATTTAGTTTCAAGAGCTTATGAAAAAACTGATTCTATTAATCACAATACAAGTATAGAAGAAGGAACTCATCAGGTGCATGCTATTAGTGAAGATGGTGAGTTTTTTAAATGTAAAGGCAAGATAGAATTAAACAAAGAATATGAAATTTTAACTCCGATTAATTATAATATAGAATTAGGAGAAAATAAACTAGGCTTAGTCTATGAAAATGATGGTAAGAAATTTATAGTTTTTAAGCAATTATTAGCCAAAAATAATAAAGAATTTAGTGAAATTCATAGTGGTAATGAAAATGAAATTACTTTGCCGTTTAAGCTTCCAGAATTTAGCTTTTTAAGAAGGAGTGTTGAATGA
- the glnA gene encoding type I glutamate--ammonia ligase, translated as MGKFVNNIGEFFSYCQEHEVLFVDFRFTDMIGTWHHITYNIKAIDDKTFENGIPFDASSLHGWQPIEKSDMILKPDVESAFLDPFTADPTIIVICDVYDIYKDQMYEKCPRSIAKKAMQHLSTSNIADTAYFGPENEFFIFDNVKIVDSSHCAKYEVDTEEGEWNDNKDFADSYNSGHRPRNKGGYFPVSPIDSSVDIRAEMVQVLERVGLKTFVHHHEVAQGQAEIGVEFGNLVEAADNVQIYKYVVKMVAHLNGKTATFMPKPLYGDNGSGMHVHMSLWKDGVNLFYDKKGYGKLSECAINYIGGILANARSVAAFTNPSSNSYKRIVPGFEAPCILTYSCQNRSASCRVPYGINEKSARVEIRFPDSTSNPYLAFTSLLMAGLDGIKNKTIPVGPMDENLFALTLDEIREKGIEQLPHTLRGSLEALIRKNAFLKPVMSDVFIDDYQHMKFETQVWPVEARPTAYEFKTCYSC; from the coding sequence ATGGGTAAGTTTGTAAATAACATTGGTGAGTTTTTTAGTTATTGTCAAGAACATGAAGTTTTATTTGTTGATTTTAGATTTACTGATATGATAGGCACTTGGCATCATATCACTTACAATATAAAAGCAATTGATGATAAAACTTTTGAAAATGGAATTCCTTTTGATGCAAGCTCTTTGCACGGTTGGCAACCTATAGAAAAATCAGATATGATTTTAAAACCTGATGTAGAAAGCGCATTTTTAGATCCATTTACAGCAGATCCTACTATCATAGTAATTTGTGATGTATACGATATTTATAAAGATCAAATGTATGAAAAATGTCCAAGAAGTATTGCCAAAAAAGCAATGCAACACTTAAGTACAAGCAATATTGCTGATACAGCTTATTTTGGTCCTGAAAATGAATTTTTTATTTTTGATAATGTAAAAATAGTTGATTCTTCTCATTGTGCAAAATATGAAGTAGATACTGAAGAAGGTGAGTGGAATGATAATAAAGATTTCGCAGATAGTTATAATAGCGGACATCGTCCAAGAAATAAAGGCGGATATTTTCCTGTAAGTCCTATTGATTCTAGTGTAGATATTAGAGCTGAAATGGTGCAAGTTTTAGAAAGAGTGGGTTTAAAAACTTTCGTACATCACCATGAAGTAGCACAAGGACAAGCTGAGATTGGTGTAGAATTTGGAAATTTAGTTGAAGCTGCTGATAATGTGCAAATTTATAAATATGTAGTAAAAATGGTAGCACATTTAAATGGAAAAACTGCAACCTTTATGCCAAAACCACTCTATGGAGATAATGGAAGTGGTATGCATGTGCATATGAGTCTTTGGAAAGATGGAGTAAATTTATTCTATGATAAAAAAGGCTATGGAAAATTAAGCGAATGTGCAATTAATTACATCGGTGGAATTTTAGCTAATGCTAGAAGTGTTGCCGCATTTACCAATCCTAGCTCAAATTCTTATAAAAGAATAGTTCCAGGTTTTGAAGCACCTTGCATATTAACTTATTCTTGTCAAAATCGCTCTGCAAGTTGTCGCGTACCTTATGGTATTAACGAGAAAAGTGCAAGAGTAGAAATCAGATTTCCTGATAGCACTTCTAATCCCTACTTGGCTTTTACAAGCTTGCTTATGGCAGGACTTGATGGTATTAAAAATAAAACCATACCGGTTGGCCCTATGGATGAAAATTTATTCGCACTAACCCTAGATGAAATTAGAGAAAAAGGTATAGAGCAATTACCTCACACCTTAAGAGGATCTTTAGAAGCACTCATTAGAAAAAATGCTTTCTTAAAGCCTGTTATGAGTGATGTGTTTATCGATGATTATCAACACATGAAATTTGAAACCCAAGTATGGCCTGTAGAAGCTAGACCAACTGCATATGAGTTTAAAACTTGTTATTCTTGCTAA
- the purU gene encoding formyltetrahydrofolate deformylase: MNEYILKISSSDEKGLIYRISDVIFKYRINIIKNDEFVGENRFFFRAHLEGELDIKAFKGTLEAMLPDNAQIEITPKRKKDIIVLATKETHCLGELLIRQFSGEFNANIKAVIANYEVLKPLVDKFNIPFHTILAQDLSRQEHEEKLLECLKQYEFDYIVLAKYMRILSPSFVEHFEGKIINIHHSFLPAFIGANPYKQAYERGVKIIGATAHFVNNNLDEGPIITQDVIPVTHEYSWQAMQQAGRNVEKNVFSKALDLVFDDRIFIHENKTIVF; encoded by the coding sequence ATGAATGAATATATTTTAAAAATTTCAAGTAGTGATGAAAAAGGATTGATTTATAGAATTTCAGATGTTATTTTTAAATATAGAATCAATATTATAAAAAATGATGAATTTGTTGGAGAAAATCGTTTTTTCTTTAGGGCACATTTAGAAGGTGAACTTGATATAAAAGCTTTTAAGGGAACGCTTGAAGCCATGCTTCCTGATAATGCACAAATCGAAATTACACCAAAGAGAAAAAAAGATATTATTGTTTTAGCTACTAAAGAAACTCATTGTTTAGGCGAATTACTTATCCGCCAATTTAGTGGGGAATTTAACGCAAATATTAAAGCAGTTATTGCAAATTATGAGGTATTAAAACCTTTAGTGGATAAATTTAACATACCTTTTCATACTATTTTAGCACAGGATTTAAGCAGACAAGAGCATGAAGAAAAATTACTAGAGTGTTTAAAACAATATGAGTTTGATTATATTGTTTTAGCAAAATATATGAGAATATTATCTCCATCTTTTGTGGAGCATTTTGAAGGGAAGATTATTAATATCCACCATTCTTTTTTACCTGCATTTATAGGAGCTAATCCTTATAAGCAAGCTTATGAAAGAGGAGTTAAGATTATAGGCGCAACAGCGCATTTTGTAAATAATAACTTAGATGAGGGGCCAATTATCACTCAAGATGTTATACCGGTTACTCATGAATATTCTTGGCAGGCTATGCAACAAGCAGGGCGTAATGTGGAAAAAAATGTTTTTTCTAAGGCCTTGGATTTGGTGTTTGATGATAGGATTTTTATACACGAAAATAAAACGATAGTGTTTTAA
- a CDS encoding CCA tRNA nucleotidyltransferase produces MQRLKIDLKNDQDFLRIKNILKPYTQRAYLVGGCVRNSFLDLSSDDYDIEIYDIEPKFFDELMQKFGANGVGKSFFVYKYKKFDLALARYENKISTGHRGFEVKVCNDEQEGAKRRDFTVNALMVNIFDFNFLDFFNGLQDLQAKIIRHIDDKSFVEDSLRVLRGISFACRFDLTIAKESLKLMQTMDISDLSKERINNELYKIFKTSKLNKAYEYFKILNLEEKIFFYQSCNEEFERLLEHSQKLICDEALYLYLYLNFFHINKEEFFNKTKLKKELLKKCEQEFILGKIDNFNLAKIALKIPLCKWLGLWDNERIAQAKKLNLYHHTFESKISANDLLKEGFSGKELGIELEKRRLQELKNYIKEQK; encoded by the coding sequence TTGCAAAGATTGAAGATAGACTTAAAAAATGATCAAGATTTTTTAAGAATTAAAAATATACTTAAACCTTACACGCAAAGAGCTTATTTGGTAGGTGGTTGTGTGAGAAATTCTTTTTTAGATTTATCTAGCGATGATTATGATATAGAAATTTATGATATTGAGCCTAAGTTTTTTGATGAGCTTATGCAAAAATTTGGTGCAAATGGAGTAGGAAAAAGTTTTTTTGTATATAAATACAAAAAATTTGATTTAGCTCTAGCACGTTATGAAAATAAAATTTCTACAGGCCATAGAGGTTTTGAAGTTAAAGTTTGTAATGATGAACAAGAAGGAGCTAAAAGAAGGGATTTTACCGTTAATGCATTGATGGTAAATATTTTTGATTTTAATTTTTTAGATTTTTTTAATGGCTTGCAAGATTTACAAGCAAAGATTATAAGACATATTGATGATAAAAGTTTTGTTGAAGATAGTTTAAGAGTGCTTCGTGGAATTTCTTTTGCATGCAGGTTTGATTTAACAATTGCAAAGGAAAGTTTAAAGTTAATGCAAACTATGGATATAAGTGATTTATCTAAAGAACGTATTAATAATGAACTTTATAAAATTTTTAAAACTTCAAAATTAAATAAAGCTTATGAGTATTTCAAAATTTTAAATTTAGAAGAAAAAATATTTTTTTATCAAAGCTGTAATGAAGAATTTGAAAGACTTTTAGAGCATAGTCAAAAATTAATTTGCGATGAGGCTTTGTATTTATATTTGTATTTGAATTTTTTTCATATAAATAAAGAGGAATTTTTCAATAAAACAAAATTAAAAAAAGAACTATTAAAAAAATGTGAACAAGAATTTATTTTAGGTAAAATTGATAATTTTAATTTAGCTAAAATTGCTTTAAAAATTCCACTTTGTAAATGGCTTGGGCTTTGGGATAATGAGCGTATAGCACAAGCAAAGAAATTAAATTTATATCATCATACTTTTGAAAGTAAAATTAGTGCTAATGATTTGCTAAAGGAAGGATTTAGTGGAAAAGAGCTTGGGATTGAGCTTGAAAAAAGAAGATTGCAAGAATTAAAAAATTATATAAAGGAGCAAAAATGA
- the ciaD gene encoding effector protein CiaD — MNIEDLAKMAISEVNSELDNKKSKNDEFAPMVEEITQEKNINIQEDKIKKEINQVAQELIQELDDLEVKVKEDKQAMAIKVEALEEKKESIINNEEFFLKNLRERILVLFEGLKNTKDEHIEKRLDITITFLEFLLAKIEDRLKK, encoded by the coding sequence ATGAATATAGAAGATTTAGCAAAAATGGCCATAAGCGAAGTTAATTCAGAGTTAGATAATAAAAAAAGTAAAAATGATGAATTTGCTCCTATGGTAGAAGAAATTACCCAAGAAAAAAATATTAATATCCAAGAAGATAAAATAAAAAAAGAGATTAATCAAGTTGCACAAGAATTGATCCAAGAATTAGATGATTTAGAAGTAAAAGTTAAAGAAGATAAGCAAGCTATGGCTATTAAGGTTGAAGCTTTAGAGGAAAAAAAAGAAAGTATTATAAATAATGAAGAATTTTTTTTAAAAAATCTCAGAGAGCGTATTTTAGTTTTATTTGAAGGATTAAAAAATACTAAAGATGAGCATATAGAAAAAAGACTAGATATTACAATTACTTTTTTAGAGTTTTTACTTGCAAAGATTGAAGATAGACTTAAAAAATGA
- a CDS encoding MFS transporter, producing the protein MHTQISYKKFFWINILVVITLALNLRAPITSIGPMVEYIQEYYKINSALAGMLTTLPLIAFGLISFFVAYFSQIKALFFALCLIVFGEFIRSYGGNIGLFYGVFLIGAGIAIANVLLPSFVKEKFAKNAYKIMGLYGSIIGLSSIAGVALSLPLLKIFEVPQAMFFWVVLALIALIFYFPHLKNKRLLRPKKKNINKINLFLNLTAWKVTIVMGLQSFLSYSLFAWLSVMISEKGFGIDFGSNVLLLSQIIGMPVAFLLPIVLGKLRAHAKGFVIIILGFLYVLSFILVFFCDVKLVLLLAAIFLGFASSGVFTISLLFIAIKSSTSFIAAKLSAMSQGIGYLIAAQAPWIIGMLHDSFGNFTLGFIMLITVAIILNIFVFLAYKAPVIK; encoded by the coding sequence ATGCATACGCAAATTTCATATAAAAAATTCTTTTGGATTAATATTTTAGTTGTAATTACCCTTGCTTTAAATTTAAGAGCACCTATAACCTCTATAGGTCCTATGGTAGAATACATTCAAGAATACTATAAGATAAATTCAGCTCTAGCAGGTATGCTTACAACTTTACCTTTGATAGCCTTTGGACTTATATCTTTTTTCGTGGCGTATTTTTCGCAAATTAAAGCTTTGTTTTTTGCTTTGTGTTTAATTGTTTTTGGAGAGTTTATTAGAAGTTATGGGGGTAATATAGGTTTATTTTATGGAGTTTTTTTAATTGGGGCAGGTATTGCAATAGCTAATGTTTTATTACCTTCTTTTGTAAAAGAAAAATTTGCAAAAAATGCTTATAAAATAATGGGTTTATATGGATCAATTATAGGTTTATCTTCAATTGCTGGAGTGGCCTTATCACTTCCTTTGCTTAAAATTTTTGAAGTACCTCAAGCTATGTTTTTTTGGGTTGTTTTAGCTTTGATTGCTTTGATTTTTTATTTTCCACATTTGAAAAACAAAAGATTATTGCGTCCTAAAAAGAAAAACATCAATAAAATAAATCTTTTTTTAAATTTAACAGCTTGGAAAGTTACTATCGTAATGGGACTGCAAAGTTTTTTATCTTATAGTCTTTTTGCTTGGCTTAGTGTGATGATAAGTGAAAAAGGTTTTGGAATCGATTTTGGTTCTAATGTTTTATTACTTTCTCAAATCATAGGCATGCCTGTGGCGTTTTTATTGCCTATTGTTTTAGGAAAACTAAGAGCTCATGCTAAGGGTTTTGTTATTATAATATTAGGTTTTTTATATGTTTTAAGTTTTATTTTGGTGTTTTTTTGTGATGTAAAATTAGTATTGTTATTAGCAGCTATTTTCTTAGGTTTTGCATCTAGTGGGGTTTTTACAATTTCATTATTGTTTATTGCTATAAAAAGTTCAACTTCTTTTATAGCAGCTAAACTTTCTGCCATGTCACAAGGCATAGGGTATTTAATAGCAGCTCAAGCACCTTGGATTATAGGTATGCTCCATGATAGTTTTGGAAATTTTACTTTAGGCTTTATTATGCTTATTACGGTAGCTATAATACTTAATATTTTTGTATTTTTAGCATATAAAGCTCCTGTGATTAAGTAA
- a CDS encoding chaperone NapD: MNLSSVLILTKEEKVEKLKEQIQKTPCCSVELAQDEKIIVVIESENLDDELKAYKQLEQLDGVVSINMVFSYQDLDEEREKILKANFEANAFDDNLKKDNIEYYGNVFRKY, translated from the coding sequence ATGAATCTTTCTAGTGTATTGATTTTAACTAAAGAAGAAAAAGTAGAAAAGCTCAAAGAGCAAATTCAAAAAACACCTTGTTGTAGCGTGGAATTAGCTCAGGATGAAAAAATTATAGTAGTAATAGAAAGTGAAAATTTAGATGATGAGTTAAAAGCATATAAACAATTAGAACAACTTGATGGGGTAGTGAGTATTAATATGGTTTTTTCTTATCAGGATTTAGATGAAGAAAGAGAGAAAATTTTAAAAGCAAATTTTGAGGCAAATGCTTTTGATGATAATTTAAAAAAAGATAATATAGAATACTATGGTAATGTCTTTAGAAAGTATTGA